ATGAATAAAAATTTAATTTTATACCAAAAAAAATAAGTTTAAAAATTTAAAAATGAAATTCACAAAAACTATCGAAGTCAAAAATATATTTAATAAAATTTCTTATAAATATGACTTTTTAAATAATATATTAAGTTTTGGGCTGCACAGATTATGGAAAAGGAAATTAGTTAATTTATTAGAACCTTTAAATGGCGAAGATTGGGCTGATTTATGCTGTGGAACTGGAGATTTAGCATTCTTAATTTCTGAAAGAGTTAGTCCAAGGGGTTCAATTACTGGGATTGACAGTGCAGTGGATATCTTAAATATTGCAAAAAAAAAATCAGAGCTTAAAAAAAATAAATTTATTAAGTGGGAAATTAAAGATGTATTAAAAATTAATGATTATTCAAAAAATTTTGATGGGATTTGCATGTCATATGGACTTAGAAACTTAAATAATGTTGAAGAAGGAATAAAAAAAGTTTTTGATCTTTTGAAGGATAAGGGAAGGGCAGGATTTTTGGATTTTAATCACTCAACAAGAAATTCTTTATCCAATATTTTTCAGAAAATTTATTTGAGATTAATTGTAGTAACCATTTCGCGGCTTTTTAATTTAGGTCCAGAGTACGCATATATTGAAAAAAGTATTAGTAATTTTCCAAAGAAAAATGAGCTTATAAATATTGCTAAGGAAGTTGGATTTAAAAAAGCTGAATATAGGACTATTTTGGGGGGGCAAATGGGAATACTAATTGTAGTTAAATAAAGAATTTAGTTTTTTATTTTTCTCCAACAAAAAGAACACTTTCCCCATCTTTTGATTTCGCCCTCAGGAGTAGGGGAATTACAAAGAGTACAAATGCACATATTATTTTGACTGATTCTGCTTGGATGCTTTGCCCAAACTATCTTTGCATTAGTAGCTTTGATATTTTTATTTTTAATTTCATAATTTTGTATTATTTTTATTTCATTCAAAGTTATTCCAATTTTCTCTATTCTCTCTTTTAATTTATGCTTGTTATAGATTAAAGCTTGGCGCCACTGTGGATGATTTACTGCAATAGTAAGTATTTTTTTTTCAATATTTAATGGTTTACATTCTTGAAATAGTTCTAATCCGATTAAGGTCTTCCAGTTTTCGTTGATTTTAGAGAGTTTATCTAAGTCTCCGCATGATTTTTTGAAATTATCAAGACAATTTTTTAATAGATGTGGATTCCTTCTATTCACTATTGGCAAATACTTTTTGTCCAATTTGTAAAATTTACTTATTAAGACTAAAGTTAATCTAATCTTTAAAAAGATGCTCGTTGTTTTAATAAAAAATTTGTGAAAGTTATTGGACCTGCAGCTAAGACAGTTTTTTATTTAAAAAAAATTCAGGGTCAATATCCAACCTGGACACTTCATTACAAAATAAAATGTAAAAGTACCGAAAATGAGCTAACAAACTTTTTTGAATATTCTGAAATAAAGAAAAATCAGCCTGTAGCTATAATCGCAAGAGAACAGTTCTCAGGAGTTGGCCAAAACTCAAAAACTTGGATTTCACCAAAAGGCGGGATTTGGTTAAGTGCAGCTTACCCAATATTTTCAAAAGAATTTGAATGTCAAATATTTAATTTGTCTTTAGGTATTAAGTTATGTGAAATGCTTAGACAAGAGAATATAAATGTTTGTTTGAAATGGCCAAATGATATTTTTCTTGGTTCAAAAAAGTTGATTGGATTTTTGCCAAGGGTTATTACAAGAGGAAAAGAAATTATCTACGTAAGAGTAGGACTTGGCATGAATGTTTTAAATTACACTCCATCAGAAGGTATTTCATTATCAAAAGTACTTCAAACTAAGAATATTAATCAACATTATTGGACAGCCAAAGTTCTTAAAGCTTTTAATGATTCAATTGAATGTAATAAGAAGAAAGAATATGTAATTAAATCTGCAAATAAGTTTCTTACTAAAA
This window of the Prochlorococcus marinus XMU1410 genome carries:
- the ubiE gene encoding bifunctional demethylmenaquinone methyltransferase/2-methoxy-6-polyprenyl-1,4-benzoquinol methylase UbiE: MKFTKTIEVKNIFNKISYKYDFLNNILSFGLHRLWKRKLVNLLEPLNGEDWADLCCGTGDLAFLISERVSPRGSITGIDSAVDILNIAKKKSELKKNKFIKWEIKDVLKINDYSKNFDGICMSYGLRNLNNVEEGIKKVFDLLKDKGRAGFLDFNHSTRNSLSNIFQKIYLRLIVVTISRLFNLGPEYAYIEKSISNFPKKNELINIAKEVGFKKAEYRTILGGQMGILIVVK
- a CDS encoding DUF721 domain-containing protein, whose protein sequence is MDKKYLPIVNRRNPHLLKNCLDNFKKSCGDLDKLSKINENWKTLIGLELFQECKPLNIEKKILTIAVNHPQWRQALIYNKHKLKERIEKIGITLNEIKIIQNYEIKNKNIKATNAKIVWAKHPSRISQNNMCICTLCNSPTPEGEIKRWGKCSFCWRKIKN
- a CDS encoding biotin--[acetyl-CoA-carboxylase] ligase, producing MKVIGPAAKTVFYLKKIQGQYPTWTLHYKIKCKSTENELTNFFEYSEIKKNQPVAIIAREQFSGVGQNSKTWISPKGGIWLSAAYPIFSKEFECQIFNLSLGIKLCEMLRQENINVCLKWPNDIFLGSKKLIGFLPRVITRGKEIIYVRVGLGMNVLNYTPSEGISLSKVLQTKNINQHYWTAKVLKAFNDSIECNKKKEYVIKSANKFLTKSFLPSGYCSHTWKIKDIDSNGNLRIENDTQVKVIRRF